In Archocentrus centrarchus isolate MPI-CPG fArcCen1 chromosome 21, fArcCen1, whole genome shotgun sequence, the following are encoded in one genomic region:
- the LOC115800627 gene encoding LOW QUALITY PROTEIN: olfactory receptor 2K2-like (The sequence of the model RefSeq protein was modified relative to this genomic sequence to represent the inferred CDS: inserted 2 bases in 1 codon), which translates to MKNVSVITMFFLSGFSETVNYRFILFFLSLLCYCIICLVNISLIVTIILDSNLHEPMYILLCVFCMNGLYGTIGFYPRFLWDLLSDVRAISYYGCLIQSQVVYTFVCGELSILAVMAYDRYVAICQPLKYHSIMSKQRVIRLAFFSWLTTFCIMVINNFLTSRLMLCSPYISRLFCVNWSIVQLACFPEQTAINSIFANITIIIYFLHGAFIIWSYMYIIKTXVNSIENRTKFMQTCVPHLVSLFTFVVTILLDVINMRLGSKVLPQTLQNFLSIEFFVIPPVMNPLMYGFKLTKIRTRICVILKTK; encoded by the exons ATGAAAAACGTATCTGTTAtaacaatgttttttctttcaggtttCAGTGAAACAGTGAACTACAGGTTTATTCTGTTCTTTCTCAGTTTACTGTGTTACTGCATCATTTGCCTGGTGAACATTTCTCTAATTGTGACCATCATCTTGGACAGCAACCTCCATGAACCTATGTATattctgctctgtgttttctgCATGAATGGACTTTATGGGACAATAGGTTTCTACCCCAGATTTCTCTGGGATCTCCTCTCTGATGTTCGTGCTATCTCATATTATGGTTGCCTTATTCAGAGTCAGGTGGTTTATACTTTTGTCTGTGGTGAACTCTCAATTCTTGCAGTCATGGCATATGACAGGTATGTGGCGATATGTCAACCACTGAAGTACCACTCTATCATGTCAAAGCAAAGAGTCATTAGGTTAGCCTTTTTTTCTTGGTTAACAACTTTCTGCATTATGGTGATAAATAATTTTCTGACATCTAGATTGATGTTATGCAGCCCATATATTTCCAGACTCTTCTGTGTGAACTGGAGTATTGTGCAACTTGCTTGTTTTCCAGAACAAACTGCAATCAATAGCATATTTGCAAACATtacaataattatttatttcctcCATGGTGCTTTTATAATTTGGTCCTATATGTATATCATTAAAAC TGTCAATTCtatagaaaacagaacaaaattcaTGCAAACATGTGTCCCACATCTAGTCTCATTATTTACTTTTGTTGTGACTATACTCTTGGATGTTATAAATATGCGACTTGGTTCAAAAGTGTTACCTCAAACCCTCCAAAACTTTCTGTCAATAGAGTTTTTTGTCATACCTCCTGTTATGAATCCTCTCATGTATGGTTTCAAACTGACCAAAATTCGGACAagaatttgtgttattttaaaaacaaagtga
- the LOC115800628 gene encoding olfactory receptor 5F1-like codes for MNNVSVITMFFLSGFTETVNYRFILFFLSLLCYCIICLVNISLIVTIILDSNLHEPMYILLCAFCMNGLYGTTGLYPKFLWDLLSDVHVISYYGCLIQIQMVYSFACGELSILALMAYDRYMAICQPLKYHSIMSKQRVIRLVCFSWLTTFCIMAINTFLTSRLMLCSPYISRLFCVNWSIVQLACFPEQTAINGIVANITIIIYFLHGAFIFWSYMYIIKTCVNSIENRAKFTQTCVPHLVSLFTFVVTILLDVTNMRLGSKELPQTLQNIVSIEFLVIPPIMNPLMYGFKLTKIRKRICVILKTKVDFDKEDKIPRQNDGVEDFWRAVQTTKTQSSLDPLSQALDTQVAQDSQALAGPITNLCANYGLNRLQRPGDRDLQVKQ; via the exons ATGAATAACGTCTCTGTAAtaacaatgttttttctttcaggtttCACTGAAACAGTGAACTACAGGTTTATTCTGTTCTTTCTCAGTTTGCTGTGTTACTGCATCATTTGCCTGGTGAACATTTCTCTAATTGTGACCATCATCTTGGACAGCAACCTCCATGAACCTATGTATATTCTGCTCTGTGCTTTTTGCATGAATGGACTTTATGGGACGACAGGTTTGTACCCCAAATTTCTCTGGGATCTCCTCTCTGATGTTCATGTTATCTCATATTACGGTTGCCTTATTCAGATTCAGATGGTTTACTCTTTTGCCTGTGGTGAACTGTCGATTCTTGCACTCATGGCATATGACAGGTATATGGCGATATGTCAGCCACTGAAGTACCACTCTATCATGTCAAAGCAAAGAGTCATTAGgttagtgtgtttttcttggttAACAACTTTCTGCATTATGGCCATAAATACTTTTCTGACATCTAGATTGATGTTATGCAGCCCATATATTTCCAGACTCTTCTGTGTGAACTGGAGTATTGTGCAACTTGCTTGCTTTCCAGAACAAACTGCAATTAATGGCATAGTTGCAAACATtacaataattatttatttccttCATGGTGCTTTTATATTTTGGTCCTACATGTATATCATTAAAACATGTGTCAATTCTATTGAAAACAGAGCAAAGTTCACGCAAACATGTGTCCCACATCTAGTCTCATTATTTACTTTTGTTGTGACTATACTCTTGGATGTTACAAATATGCGCCTTGGTTCAAAAGAGTTACCTCAAACCCTTCAAAACATTGTGTCAATAGAGTTTCTTGTGATACCTCCTATTATGAATCCTCTCATGTATGGTTTCAAACTGACCAAAATTCGGAAAcgaatttgtgttattttaaaaacGAA GGTTGACTTTGACAAAGAAGATAAGATCCCTAGGCAGAATGACGGTGTAGAGGACTTTTGGAGAGCTGTCCAGACCACCAAGACACAGTCGAGTTTGGACCCTCTTTCTCAGgctctggacactcaggtggcTCAGGACTCTCAGGCTCTGGCAGGACCCATTACAAATCTCTGTGCCAACTATGGCTTGAACAGGCTGCAGAGACCTGGTGACAGAGACCTGCAGGTGAAGCAGTAG
- the LOC115800629 gene encoding olfactory receptor 5F1-like — protein MNNVSVITMFFLSGFNETVNHRFILFFLSLLCYCIICLVNISLIVTIILDSILHEPMYILLCAFCMNGLYGTTGLYPKFLWDLLSDVHVISYYGCLIQIQMVYSFACGELSILAVMAYDRYMAICQPLKYHSIMSKQRVIRLVCFSWLTTFCIVAINTFLTSRLTLCSPYIPRLFCVNWSIVQLACFPEQTAINGIVANITIIVYLLHGAFIIWSYMYIIKTCVSSIENRAKFTQTCVPHLVSLFTFVVTILLDIINMRLGSKELPQTLQNIVSIEFLVIPPIMNPLMYGFKLSKIRKRICVILKTK, from the coding sequence ATGAATAACGTCTCTGTAAtaacaatgttttttctttcaggtttCAATGAAACAGTGAACCACAGGTTTATTCTGTTCTTTCTCAGTTTGCTGTGTTACTGCATCATTTGCCTGGTGAATATTTCTCTAATTGTGACCATCATCTTGGACAGCATCCTCCATGAACCTATGTATATTCTGCTCTGTGCTTTTTGCATGAATGGACTTTATGGGACAACAGGTTTGTACCCCAAATTTCTCTGGGATCTCCTCTCTGATGTTCATGTTATCTCATATTACGGTTGCCTTATTCAGATTCAGATGGTTTACTCTTTTGCCTGTGGTGAACTGTCGATTCTTGCAGTCATGGCATATGACAGGTATATGGCGATATGTCAGCCACTGAAGTACCACTCTATCATGTCAAAGCAAAGAGTCATTAGgttagtgtgtttttcttggttAACAACTTTCTGCATTGTGGCCATAAATACTTTTCTGACATCTAGATTGACGTTATGCAGCCCATATATTCCCAGACTCTTCTGTGTGAACTGGAGTATTGTGCAACTTGCTTGCTTTCCAGAACAAACTGCAATTAATGGTATAGTTGCAAACATTACAATAATTGTTTATTTGCTCCATGGTGCTTTTATAATTTGGTCCTATATGTATATCATTAAAACATGTGTTAGTTCTATTGAAAACAGAGCAAAGTTCACGCAAACATGTGTCCCACATCTAGTCTCATTATTTACTTTTGTTGTGACTATACTCTTGGATATTATAAATATGCGCCTTGGTTCAAAAGAGTTACCTCAAACCCTTCAAAACATTGTGTCAATAGAGTTTCTTGTGATACCTCCTATTATGAATCCTCTCATGTATGGTTTCAAACTGAGCAAAATTCGGAAAcgaatttgtgttattttaaaaactaaGTGA
- the LOC115800630 gene encoding olfactory receptor 5F1-like, translating into MNNISVITIFFLSGFNETVNYRFILFVLSLLCYCIICLVNISLIVTIILDSTLHEPMYILLCAFCMNELYGTTGFYPKFLWDLLSDVHVISYYGCLIQSQMVYSFACGELSMLAVMAYDRYVAICQPLKYHSIMSNQRVISLVCFSWLTTFCIVAINHFLTSRLTLCSPYIPRLFCVNWSIVQLACFPEQTAINGIVANITIIVYLLHGAFIIWSYMYIIKTCVNSEENRAKFMQTCAPHLVSLFTSFITILLDIINMRLGSKELPQTLKNFVSIEFLVIPPIMNPLIYGFKLTKIRKQICVILKTK; encoded by the coding sequence ATGAATAACATTTCTGTAataacaatattttttctttcaggtttCAATGAAACAGTGAACTACAGGTTTATTCTGTTCGTTCTCAGTTTGCTGTGTTACTGCATCATTTGCCTGGTGAATATTTCTCTAATTGTAACCATCATCTTGGACAGCACCCTCCATGAACCTATGTATATTCTGCTCTGTGCTTTTTGCATGAATGAACTTTATGGGACGACAGGTTTCTATCCCAAATTTCTCTGGGATCTCCTCTCTGATGTTCATGTTATCTCATATTACGGTTGCCTTATTCAGAGTCAGATGGTTTATTCTTTTGCCTGTGGTGAACTGTCAATGCTTGCAGTCATGGCATATGACAGGTATGTGGCTATATGTCAACCATTGAAGTACCACTCTATCATGTCAAACCAAAGAGTCATTAGtttagtgtgtttttcttggttAACAACTTTCTGCATTGTGGCCATAAATCATTTTCTGACATCTAGATTGACGTTATGCAGCCCATATATTCCCAGACTCTTCTGTGTGAACTGGAGTATTGTGCAACTTGCTTGTTTTCCAGAACAAACTGCAATTAATGGTATAGTTGCAAACATTACAATAATTGTTTATTTGCTCCATGGTGCTTTTATAATTTGGTCCTATATGTATATCATTAAAACATGTGTCAATTCTGaagaaaacagagcaaagtTCATGCAAACATGTGCCCCACATCTAGTCTCATTATTTACTTCTTTTATTACTATACTTTTGGACATTATAAATATGCGCCTTGGTTCAAAAGAGTTACCTCAAACCCTCAAAAACTTTGTGTCGATAGAGTTTCTTGTCATACCTCCTATTATGAATCCTCTTATTTATGGtttcaaactgacaaaaattcGGAAACAAAtctgtgttattttaaaaactaaGTGA
- the LOC115801033 gene encoding olfactory receptor 5F1-like — protein sequence MNNISVITMFFLSGFNETVNYRFILFFFSLLCYCIICLVNISLIMTIILDSNLHEPMYILLCAFCINGLYGTTGFYPRFLWDLLSDVHAISYYSCLIQTQVIYSFACGELSILAVMAYDRYVAICQPLKYHSIMSNQRVIRLVCFTWLTTFCIMVINNFLTSRLTLCSPYISRLFCLNWSIVQLACFPEQTTINGIFVNITIIIYLLHGAFIVWSYMYIIKTCVNSTENRAKFMQTCVPHLLSLFIFVVTILFDVINMRLGSKELPQTLKNFVSVEFLVIPPIMNPLIYGFKLAKVRTRICVIILKTK from the coding sequence ATGAATAACATTTCTGTTAtaacaatgttttttctttcaggtttCAATGAAACAGTGAACTACAGGtttattctgttctttttcaGTTTGCTGTGTTACTGCATCATTTGCCTGGTGAATATTTCTCTAATTATGACCATCATCTTGGACAGCAACCTCCATGAACCTATGTATATTCTGCTCTGTGCTTTTTGCATAAATGGACTTTATGGTACGACAGGTTTCTACCCCAGGTTTCTCTGGGATCTCCTCTCTGATGTTCATGCTATCTCATATTACAGTTGCCTTATTCAGACTCAGGTGATTTATTCTTTTGCCTGTGGTGAACTGTCGATTCTTGCAGTCATGGCATATGACAGGTATGTGGCTATATGTCAGCCACTGAAGTACCACTCTATCATGTCAAACCAAAGAGTCATTAGGTTAGTGTGTTTTACTTGGTTAACAACTTTCTGCATTATGGTCATAAATAATTTTCTGACTTCTAGATTGACGTTATGCAGCCCATATATTTCCAGACTATTCTGTTTGAACTGGAGTATTGTGCAACTTGCTTGTTTTCCAGAACAAACTACAATTAATGGCATATTTGTAAACATtacaataattatttatttgctcCATGGTGCTTTTATAGTTTGGTCCTATATGTATATCATTAAAACATGTGTCAATTCTacagaaaacagagcaaagtTCATGCAAACATGTGTCCCACATCTActctcattatttatttttgttgtaactATACTCTTCGATGTTATAAATATGCGCCTTGGTTCAAAAGAGTTACCTCAAACCCTGAAAAACTTTGTGTCAGTAGAGTTTCTTGTGATACCTCCTATTATGAATCCTCTCATTTATGGTTTCAAACTGGCCAAAGTTCGGACAAGaatttgtgttattattttaaaaactaagTGA